CACACCCGGATGGAATGTAGTAAGAGATAAAAACAACCGGGGATCCGTTGATTTCGATTACCTGAAATATGCGGCTTCAAAAGGAATAATGCAACAGGTTGTTCCCTGGCAAAAATTTGACCACCCCGATTTTCCGGGCAAAACAGTGGAAATCGGCGGAATTAAGCCATTTGTCGCTTTGAATCCGCCTATGAAAGTTATTGATTCCATATCAGGACCGCATTATGAATTCATGTTGCAACTGGCCCGGATGCATCCTTCATTAAAATTCAGCTCAGTAAAAGTTTTGCGGAATTCCGGAGATCTTTACCAGGTAGAAGCCGAAATCACCAATACCGGAAGTCTGCCGACAATGGCCTATCCTGCCGTACACAGCAAATGGGTAAAAATGGTGCGTCTTGACATTCTCACCTCAAAATCGCAGGTTATTTCAGGTGGCAAAAAAGTTTTCCTGTTTGACCGGATTGATCCGGGCGAATCCCAAAAAGTCATCTGGCTTGTTAACGGAAAAGGCAAAGTAGTTCTGAAAGCCGGTTCACCGCAAACCGGGATTGTGGCACGTGATGTTGAACTCAATTAAATTGTAAAATGAAAATCGCCGCTATATTTTTCAGCCTATTCCTTTTTTCGGTTTTAGCCATTAAAGGACAGGATGTACCCTATTTTTTCAAATCGGCCGGTTCACCTTCGGATCCAAAGGTGAAGATCATGTGGAACACATACTACACTTACGAAGGCCTCACCGACCTGTGCAATAAAATTGCCAATGCCTATCCTGACCTGGCACAGATTTCATCAATCGGAAAATCATATGAAGGAAGGGATTTGATTTTGCTTACAATTACAAATTTTAAGAATAAGAAGCCGGATGAGAAACCGGGCTACTACATCGACGGGAACATTCATTCGAATGAAGTGCAGGGATCCGAGATTGCGCTGTACACGGCATGGTACCTGACTGAAATGTATGCTTCAAATGATTTTATCCATGAACTGCTTGATGATAAAGTATTTTACATTATTCCGACAATAAATCCGGATGCCAGGAATAATTACATGCTTAAGCCGAATACCATGCACAGTCCAAGGTCAGGAATGATTCCAGTTGACGATGACCGTGACGGGATAACTGATGAGGATGGTTATGATGATCTGGATGGTGATGGAAGTATAGCTTATATGCGACGGAAGACGCCTTACGGCCGGTACAATATTGACCCTGCAAATCCGGACAGAATGGCCCGTACAGACGTCACACGGTTCGGACAATACGAAATCCTCGATGATGAAGGAACGGATAACGACGGGGACGGACTGGTAAACGAAGATCCTGTGGGGTATTACGATCCGAACCGCGATTGGTCATTTAACTGGCAGCCCGACTACATACAGGATGGAGCGCTGCCCTACCCTTTTTATGCACCTGAAAACCTGGCAGTGAGGAACTTTGTTGTAAATCATCCTAATATTGCCGGGGCCCAGTCATATCATAATTACGGGGGACAAATTCTCAGGGGACCAGCGCAATCGGCATACACAGAGCTTTATGACAATGATGACGAATCCCTTCTGAACACTGTAGGGAGGATGGGTGAGAAAATGTTGCCCGGCTATAAATTTGTTACACTCTGGAAAGATCTGTACCCTGTTTACGGCGGTGAAATCGACTGGTTTTACGGGGCAAGGGGTATTTATGTGTTTTCGAACGAATTGTTCACAGAGCAAATGTATTTCGGTAAAGAACAGAATTCCCAGAATGACAGGCTCGATTTCGATAAATACCTTCTTTTCGATGATGCAGCCATACCATGGAAACCTTATAATCATCCGCAATACGGGCAAATCGAGATTGGTGGTACAAATAAAAATTTCGGACGGCCTGATCCCGGTTTCCTGCTGGAATCGGATGCCCACCGGAATATGGCATTCACTATTTATCATGCCTACCAGACACCTTTAATAGAAATTGATACAATTGAAGTAAAGGATGCCGGAAAAGGAATGCAGGAGGTAACTGTTTCCATTGTAAACAAGCGCATTTCGCCTACCCGCTCGGGACAGTGCCGCAAATATAATATTGATGCCAAAGATCGTGTTACCATAGAGGGGGTCAAAGCCCTTGGCAAAATGATCGTAAAAGACAGGGACCTTAACATTTCAGAAGTTCAAACCGGTGAACCTTCCGTTATTATACTTGATAATATTCCCGGGATGACTGTTGTAAGAGTGAGGTGGATTACGGAGAAAAGCCGGCACTTCCAGGTAACAGTGGAAAGCACCAAGGGAGGAAAAACAACAGCCGCTTATTAATTATGATAAAGACAAATGCTGCCCGAATCCTGGATCAACTAAGAATACACTACGATCTGGTCTCGTACGAGGTAGATGAATCCGATTTAAGTGCCGTTGCAGTTGCTCGGAAAATTGGCCAGGATATTGAAAAGGTATTCAAAACGCTTGTCCTTCGCGGAGATAAAACAGGAGTTTTTGTCTGCATTATTCCTGGTGCTGAAGAACTGAACCTGAAAAAGGCGGCCCATGTATCCGGGAATAAGAGCGCAGAAATGGTGGCTGTTAAGGAGATCACGGAACTCACAGGGTACATTCGGGGTGGATGTTCTCCGGTGGGAATGAAAAAGAAATACCCCACCTATATCGATGAAACCTGCACATTATACGACTTTATTTATGTAAGCGCCGGCGTCAGGGGTCTCCAGTTCAAAATATCACCCGGTGACCTGATCTCCGTTGCCTCGTGTGTTATATCCGACCTCGTCTGACTTATTTTAATACCCCTGCTGTAATATATGATGGGTTTTCTGCAGAATGGTAAACCCTTATATTGGCTTTGATAAAGTCCTCAGGACGGGCAAAAAAGATATTGTCGACAAATTTCTGGGGATTCAAATCAACGAGCGGAAACCATGTGCTCTGGATCTGAATCATGATCCGGTGACCTTTTTTAAAGTTATGTAACACATCCTGCAACTCCAGGTTAACTTCCGTTATTTCACCGGGTTTAAAAGGAACAGCATGATCATATCCCTGCCTGAAGCGACCGCGGATCACTTCACTCCTGATCATCTGCTGGTATTCGCTCATTTCCATCTTCGGACGGGTTGAAGGGTTATTGGGAGTGTTTACAGGATACAGGTCAATGAGCTTCACTATAAAATCGGCATCACTGCCCGATGTTGACACTTTAATATGCGCTGTGAGAGGACCGGCAAGAACCACATCATTATCAAGCACCCTGGTTGAATAAACGAGCACATCCGGTCTTCGTGCGGCAAAGCGCTGATCATCGGTCATATATTCCTTTGTCATTCCAAATGCAATATCTTCAATATAAGGTACCGGCTTTTGAGGATCGCTTGTGTATTCATCAAAATTGCTTGTATTTTGGCCAGGAGTTCCAATTGAAACAGAACCACCGGAGGACAGGTATAAGTTTGTCATAGCGATGTTTTTGGGTGGCCACTGTTCGAATTTTTTCCACTTATTTTCGCCTGTCATAAACATCGTGGCTTCAGCCAATTTCAGATTGCCTTTACCCTTCAGATAGTAATTGAAGAAAGGAAGTTCAATACTATCCCTGTAGTATTCCGAGTTCTTCGCACCAAAGGAAACGTTGCCGAGGTACGAGCCGTCAGTCCGTGCCCATCCGCCATGGATCCAGGGGCCAATGACAATAGAACTGTTTGCTTTTGGATTATTCTTTTCAATCGACTGGTAAGTATGGAAAGTACCGTATAAATCCTCAGCATCATACCAACCGCCAACCACCAGCATGGCAGGCTTAATGTTTTTAAGGTGTGGTAAAATATTCCTTTCCTGCCAGAATGCATCATAGTTCGGGTGTTGTATAACCTCATTCCAGAAAGCAATGCTGTCGCCAAAATAAGTGGATTTAATCTTTGAAAGCGGTTCAAGGGTCGAGAAAAAGCTATAGCCGTCAGGTGTTTCAAAACTCCAGGGCTGCAACCAGTCGGTTTGCTTTTTATGCCTCGGCAGATCCATAAGGGCAATGAAATCAAAGTTGGCAGCCAGGAAAAAAGCACCATGGTGGTGCATGTCGTCAAAAAACCAGTCGCCGATAGGAGCCTGCGGTGAAATGCAAACCAACGCCGGATGAGCATTAATGGCGGCACAGGAAGAATAATAGCCCGGATAGGAAATGCCCCACATCCCGACTTTCCCATTATTATTTTTGATATTTTTTACAAGCCAGTCGATTGTATCCCAGGCATCGGAACTTTCATCCACATCAGTGTTTTTGGTTTTGTTTTCAATGAACGGTGTCATATGCCTGAAAACGCCGTCGGACATGAACCGGCCTCGTACATCCTGGAAAACGAATATAAAACCTTCTTTCAGAAATTGCGGAAACAATCCCCTTCGGAAAGAGAATCCCATATCATCACCGTAAGGCGGCACTCCATAGGGAGTGCGGTTGAACAAAACCGGATATGCAACAGATTGATCTTTTGGCGAATACACTACAGTATACAGCCTGGCACCGTCACGCATCGGTACTTCATATTCTGCTTTTGTGTAATGCTGCGCAAGGTAAAGTGAATCGGGATCTGAAGCATAACTATTCAATGCGGAAGTAATAATAAAAATCAGGGTGTAAAAATATTTCATCAGATATTGGTTTTCTGCAAAATTAAATTGAATGCACTAACAATCCAAACCCCATAATGGTATGTGTAATTGATTGTCATAAAAAAACACATGAACCACTTCCAGAATATCCTGCAAAGCAATAATTTAGCCATATATCCGTTTCAATAATATGCGTTATTTCATTTTCATTTCGTTACTTTTTTGCAGTTTCTTCAATGCCGCGGGAACTGGTGGCGGCGATGGAAAATTTGATTTCTGGATCGGGTTCAAAGGCGGTATTAATTTCTCAACTGTAATACCAGCAAAGCGTTTTTCGGTATTGCAACCATCTGGAGGTATGGAACCCACAGCCGGGAGAAAGAATTATAAACCTTTTTACAGGAATCCGGGTTACCAGTACGGATTTGTGGGACTTGTAAGAATAACCAGGTCTCTTTTGATTGGAATTGAACCAACTTTCAGCAGTTACACATTTAAATATACCTCATTTCTGCAATGGACTGACGCCGCTAATCCCGGGAACCGCCTTGAAATAGAAAGCAATTTTACTGACAGGTTGAAGTACTTTGAGATTCCGCTTGAAATCAGGTATGAGCTTGGATCGGGCCAAATCAGGCCATTCCTGGCCGGAGGATTTTTTTATTCACTTTTAACCGGGGCCAATGGCAATATCAGTTCAGTTACCACTCAATATATCAATGAAACAGGCATTGAACTGGATAACAATTCAACCACGGGTGAGAATTCCGGAAGTTATATAAAAACGCGCCTGGCTGCTTTCCCTGGCGCAGGTTTTTTCGCTGATCTCAGCTGGGTTACCCTGTTTGCAGAAGCCGACTATTTTATCAGCCTGCACAATATTGTAAACGAATCAAAACGATACTCGAACCAGCAGAATGCCGGCGGATCCTATAATGTGCCGGATAACCTCGTATTTAACAATCTGGTCATTAATGTCGGTGTACTGTTCAATATTAATCAAAACCTTAAATCCGGCGGAGGCGGGAAAGGAAAAGGTTCTGCTGTGCCCTGCCCGGTATTTAAAAGCAAACGATAATTTATGAAGCTCCTGAAATCCGCCATCCTGTTTGAAAAGATAATTATCCCGACTGTCTTCGGCCTTTTATTCACATCATGTGATATTAAAAAATCGGATGCCGATCCGTCTGAAACTTTCACAGCAGTGTATGATAATCCCGATATGAACCTTGCTCTTTACCCGGTTGATTTTGTTCAAACCGGGGACAAAGGCTACCTTGTATTATCGGTTTATACGGATACCGCCCTGAGCACTTTTCCGCTTATAAAATTGATGAAGGCGGACAAGAGTGGCAAAATGATCAAGGAGTTGATAGTCGAAAACTCCTATTGCAGCGCAGTACCTACGCTAATGCAGCAGGGAAATGCCTTGCAGTTTACCTGTATGGATGCGGTTAATCAGAATATTAAACTTTTGGAAACAACTGAAGATTTGTCGGGAATTACTGAAATTTCCGAATTGAACGGTAAGTACCCGCTTTATTTATATGCGGCAGAGGACGGTTTTGTTGTTCTTTCTTTTGACCGGATCGCAAGAACATCAGTTGTAACAAAATACTCGACCGGCGGAGGCCAGGTTTGGCAGAAGAGTTTAAATATCAACGAAGATTTCAAAAACCAGGTGGAAAACCATCTGAAAAAAGGGAAGCAGTTTCCTTTTTTTATAGCCCCTGCCGGGTCATCAACCACACATTACATGATCAATTGTTTTTACAACTATACGATGACCCTGCTGTTTTTAAACGCCTCCACCGGAAATCAAACCGGTCAGCTGAATACTTACCAGGACGACGCAGCCATAAGCGCTGCAGTTTACATGGCTTCAAACCTGTTTTCGGTCTCACGTTATTATATGGGTGAAAACTATATCTTCCCTTCGGTGACACTTAATCTTGATGGGTTGCAGGGGGCTGATACATTCGAAGACACCAGGTTGCCTGAATTGGAGGAAAATGCTTCTTCAAAAATGCTGATGACCACAATACACAATAAAGAAGTCATTGTATTTGCAAGCGAAACCAAATCCAACCGGATAGTTTTATATTTCTTTGAAAAACCAGGCGGAAGATTAATGGCAACAAAATCGCTTAACTCAACAAACCCTGTAAGCGTGGCAGACCTCATAGCAACAGATGACGGAGGATTGGCGATTCTGGCACAAACTTATGTAGCCGGCAGGTTTCCAAGAATTGCCATATTCAAAGTCGCTGCCGGCGACATAAAGTTCTGATCCTACCTTTTTACAACTTTAATAGTTTCTCTTGTCATACCATTCTGAAACTCAATAATGTATTCACCTGCACTGAACCGTGCAAGACTGATCGTGAAGGAATGTTTTCCTGAAACAGCCTGAGTATCCTTTTGCCTGGCAAGTTCTCTTCCGTTCAGATCGAAAAGTTTAATTATAACCGTCGACGGCCTGTCGATCGAATAACTTACAGCCGTTTCATTTATAACCGGGTTTGGAAAACATCCCAATAAACCTGACCGGCCGGCAGGTATTTTACCAATTCCGGTTGCACCGGCTATCAGGTCAAGCCTTTGATCAACCCACTCATTAAAACCGGTAGCCTGCATGGCCTCATCCGATGCGCCAAACCAGTCCTGTACAACCGACGTGTAAACCTGCCTGTAATCGGTTGTATACACAAGGTTGCCGTTATGAAGATTACCCAGGTCGGGGTTTGTTCCAAGGATGCCACCTTTCAGTCCTTTCCCGAAAAGGAAAACAGGACTTGCTGTACCGTGGTCGGTGCCATAGCTTGCATTGGAGTGAACCCTCCGGCCGAATTCAGTGAATGTCATTGTCAGTACATTGTCTTCAATGTCCATTGAAGCCATATCATCCTGAAAGGCCTTTATGGCAGAGGACAAGTGGTAAAGCAGCGCTGCATGGGTTCCGAGTGTTGAATCGTATGTTTCAACCTGCTGGCCGTGCAAATCAAATCCGCCAATCCGGCAGAAGAATATCCTCGTTTTCAGTCCGCCCTTGAGAAGCCGGGCTACAAGTCTCAACTGTCCTGACAACGGATTACTTAAAAATGGCTCCGGAGCGCTTAGGGGGTATGCTTCTGGGTAGGAAACCGCCGAATTGCTGCCGTTATCATAGCATTCCTTCAGACGACCAGCATATTGATTTGATTTCTTCTCTAGAGCGGCAAGGTATCGCAACTCATCTCCGGCATGGCTGTCGGGATATACTATAGGAGGATTTATACCGACTGTTGTAATTAACTGGTAAAACTGTTCGGGGTTATGGATATTAATTCCCATTGGTATTCCTTCCTCCCGGTGGAAAGCAATGCTCATCACATTTCCCATCTCAATGCCTATAGGGTCAGGCATGGTTTCATCCGGATATGCATCGGGGTATCCCGGGTATTCGTGGTTGAGGAATCTTCCCATCCATCCTGAAGAATAATCGGTTATCGAATCGCCACCCATGAAAACAATATCGCGGCCTTTGAAATGGGACATATTCATATTAGGATAACCAACATTCTGTACAATGGCGGCTTTCCCCTGGTCATATAACTGTTTGAATCCGATCATATCGGGATGAAGGCCCACCTGGTCTTCAACAGGCAATGAAGTGTCCACATTAATGAATTTCCGTAACCCGCTGTCAGGAATGGCAATGTTTGCGCGAAAATTATAATACGTATCGTACTGATTTACGGGAATCAAAGAATTCAATGCATCGTTACCACCGTGTAGTTGTACAAAAATGAGAACATTGTTATTATTACCCGCCGCAGCGCCAAGTTTAAGATAATTATTTGCTGCCAGCAATCTCACCGGCACTCCGCCAAGCATCATAGAACCGGCAGAGGCAACACCTATATTGCGAATGAAATTTCTTCTTTTCATGATTGGGTTGTTTTAAAATAACTGGAATTCAGGAGTCTGCATTAAAGAAGCGAGAAGCGTTTCAAGCCTTTCCCTGACAACTGTGTCATCTGATGAGGACAGATATTGCGACCATTCGGAAGACCATGTTTCAGGAGGAAGATTTTCAAGAAACACATCGTTAAGAAAGTAATTCTGCCTGTCGGTGTCAATTTCAACAGCCAGCAGGTATTTGGTAATTGTATTCACAACCTGCGATGCATCAGAAGGTGTTGAGAATTCACCTGAATTTTTTACCCAATCCACCGCATCGAGCCGGAAACCACAGTCAATTCCTTCATTCAAGCGGTTCATCAGAATATTCGAAAAATGATACCGGTTACCAATGGCGTTCGGTGTGATCCAGTCGCGATAATATGACGGTGCCTGGCTGTATGGCGGATATCCTGAAACATCGATTGGCTCATAAAAATCAAGTCCCTGGTCTGCCAGGAAAGGCAAAATACCGGCTAAATAAGCTTTGTTGTAAAGATCAGCAGTATTTCCCGGCATATCAACACCGAAGAACCGTAACGTACCAACAATAAGTTCGAGAGGACTTTTAATAATGGCACCGATAGAATTATCAGAAGTGACAGGGGTATCGGTATCGAAGAAGTGCTGACTTGAAAGCAGCTGCCGCAAAACAGGGGCAAATTCATAATTATTATCCCTGAAGGTAGCAGCAAGAGGTTCAATAATGTCAGACTCAATTTCAGCTGTAATTTCCCAATAAACAAAAAACCGGTAAAGTTTCCGGCATATAAAGCGGGCAGTCTCCTCACGGGCGAAAATCATTTCAATCAGATCATCATACTCCTTTAATGTCGCAGCCTTTGTTGGCTGGTCTTCAATAATTTCAGAAGGGGATATGGTTTGATTATCAAATGCCGCCGAAAAGACTTTCGTTGTTTTGTCATGGCGCACTGCGAGGTCCGTTGCCGGGATGCCCTGAGAAACCTCTGTCTGGAGTATCCCGCAGGGTATTTGGGTATCGGGATCGAGATTTGTAAACGTTTCATCGAATTTCCACCCTGTAAGAATTTTGCAGGCTGATTTAATATCGTCCTCGGTGTAATTGGTGTAGTTGCCGTCACCCACTTGTGTTCCCCTGCCAACAGAATACAGTTCAAACATTTCACGGGCAAAATTCTCGTTAGGACTGTCTTTATCGTTAGTATCGCCGTCGATATAACGAAGCATCGCGTTTTCAAGACATACCTTTTTAAAAAGATCCTTGAAATTGCCAAGAGCATAATACCTGTAAAGAACGTTCTGATAGTAAATAGCTTCGCTGCTGTTTATAACACTCCAGGCAACCGGAAGATGCGTATGCAGAAAATAAGTCATCCGTTCCGTAAGATTACTGCCCGAAAGCCGCATCTGTTCAATGTGCCATGCTTTAAAATAGCTGAAGAGAATATCCTGGCTGCTGTTCACATCTTCAACAGCGGCGGGATAATCAGGAGGATCAACCCATGTGGTGCCCGTTTTAAGGTCAACAGGAGGCACAGGGACAGGTTGAGATGACAACAATGTGTTAAGTGCTTCAGCCGGCGTTAATGGCGCGAATGTCCTGATATCGGACGGAGAAGGTCCCCACGTTGCACGCCGGAGCAAATGGGCAGCATTCCTTTCGCCAAGGTTTCCTGCAATTGGATTTAGTGATGCCATGAAAATTGGTTTAGAATTGTTTTGAAATTAACGATTATTGCTGTTAGCGTTTGAGGTTTGAGGTTTGATGTTTTAATGATAGAACGCTGATTTATATTAATATAGTATGGAAAGCTATTACATTTCCCTGGTTTTTGCAAGCATTTCGGAAGTCTTGCGGCTTAATGTTTTTACTGTTGAAATCAACCTGGGGTCATTGCGATAGCCGGCAAACCATGGTCCGTACTCAAGCTGGGCGTAATCAATCCATCCGGATTGGATTGCTTTTGATAACCATTCAAAAGCTTTATCATGCTGGCCCAGGATCGCGTAAATACCGGAGATGTTAAAAGGAATGTTCTTATCCTGTGAATTTTTCCTGATCTCCCCAAGGTTTATTTCAAGGGCATGGGTCAGGTATACTTCCGCTTCAACGTTTTTGCCTTCCCCGAGTAAGATTTTCCCCAGCCCTATGGCACTCACAGTTGTAGGATCATCTTTATAGGAACTGTTGAGGTCAATCGATTTGCGGAAGTATTCTCTGGCATTCAATATATCACCTGCAAAATGAGCCATCACGCCTGCTGTTTCATATGCCCTTGAATCAGGATTTACCTTTGAGAGAAGGTCATGTATAAGTTGTGTAGCCTCCTGCTTTTTCCCTTGGCATACATAGCAATACCCGAGCATTTCATAAGTGTCCCAGTAAGAAGTTGAGTTCAGTTCAAGCGACTTTTCAAGCCAGGATTCTGCTTTGGGCAGATCTCCCAGCAACCTGTATATCCAGCCCACAATCTGAAATGGAATTGCATTTTTCGGATTCAGTCCTGCAGCTTTCTTTTCCCATTTCAGGGCTTCAACAAGATTTCCCCTCAAAAAATATGACGTACCCAGGTTTCCTATTGCCTGGGCGTTACTCGGATTAAGTTCAACGGCTTTTTGGAGGAAAACAAAAGCCGTATCATACTTGTGTGAATATGTGTAAGCGTTTGCAAGGGCTTTGTAGCCTTCGGACAGCGAAGGATCCAGAGAGACTGCAATCTTACCTGCTTTTATACTTGAATCAATCCAGGCCACTTCTCTGCCAAACCGGCTGTGCATCTGGCTGTATGCATCCCCAAGGCCGGCCCAGGCAAGGGCATAATGCGGATCGAGTTCAATAGCTTTCCTGAACTGCTGTACCGCCTCGTCGTTGCTTTTATTGTCATACCGGTAATACAGCGTCCTGCCCTTCAAATAATAATCATATGAATTTGAGTTAAGGGTATGAACCTGGTCAAGCTTTTTCTCCTCAATATTATTGATTTTAATATTCAGAACCGACCCGATATTTTTTGCAATATCACTTTGAACGGCCATGAGATCCTTGCCGGTTCTCTGGAATGTTTCGCCCCATATGTATTTATTCGTGGCACATTCAATGAGTGTGGCTGAAATCTTTATAAGGTCGCCGGACCGCCGTACGCTTCCAGTAAGAATATTGGATACATTCAGTTCACTTGCAATTTTTTTGTATGAAAGATCATTACCCCTGTAATCCTGGATTGACTGTCGGTTAATAACATGCAGTTCACCCAGGATGGATAAATGTTCAATAATTTCATCTGTCAGGCCATCGGCAAAAAATTCATCATCCTGATTACTGCTCCGGTTTTCAAATGGAAGAACGGCAATTGATATCTTTCCCTCTTCCTGTGGATGTGCCAAATTTTTCCGGTAATAGAAATAAACCAGCAAAAAAACAACCAGGGTGAGAATCGCGATAATAGTCTTTCGGGAAAGATTCTTTTTAAAGCGTTCAGGTGCTGTTGCATCCGGATTGGATTTAAGGACAGGTGCATGGGCGTGACTCTCTGCGATTAAACCTCCGGCAGTTTTTAACTGAACAGATGTAATGATTTGACCGATGGCATTGGCTGTTTTATTGATCTGATCGCGATAAACCGTTTTGCCAAGGTTTTCCGACCGGTTATCAGATGCCAGTAATGGCCTGTTAACTCCGGGGCTTTTAAAAATAAATGAAATGGCCCTTAGGGGACTGCCATTTTCCTTTTCGAAAAGACTCTGATCAGATGCGCTGATTTCATGGATTTGCACGGGAAGGATACGGCTTGTGACATTTTTGTCAGAAAGTTTAATATTCAGACCAACATGGTCATTTGATGCCATGTTCCTGAATGCAATGAATTCATTGTTCCAGGCAAAGCTTTTTATATCACAATACGTTTTCGAAATAACAGGAATCAAAATAATGCATTTCAGACGGCCTTCAAGGCTTTCATCCACATTATGATTTTCAAGGAGCCCGTCACACGGGTTTGTATCAAAATAAACGGAGAGCCTTTCTTTTAAAGTACCTCTTAACTCCTTCTGAAGATTCGTGACAAAGTCAGTTACCCAGCCATCAAGGTTATCGTTTTGCCGGTAACTGATGAAAATATCATATTCAAAAGAAGGCACCAGGCTTGCCATAGTTTTAACGGGATGGTATTCGGTATGTCACTCCGTTGCAGGAAAAGCTTCCACCCACGGCAGGTTCACCATTGCGGGCATGAATGATTCCGGCTACAAGTGCGCATGCCATTGATGTGCCCGACATCACCATATATTTCCGGTCAGGCCAGGTTGAAAAAATGTTAGAACCGGGGGCTACCCAATCAACCGCAGGCTGACCGTAATTTGAATATGAGGCACAACCCGAAA
The Bacteroidales bacterium genome window above contains:
- a CDS encoding DUF1501 domain-containing protein, which gives rise to MKRRNFIRNIGVASAGSMMLGGVPVRLLAANNYLKLGAAAGNNNNVLIFVQLHGGNDALNSLIPVNQYDTYYNFRANIAIPDSGLRKFINVDTSLPVEDQVGLHPDMIGFKQLYDQGKAAIVQNVGYPNMNMSHFKGRDIVFMGGDSITDYSSGWMGRFLNHEYPGYPDAYPDETMPDPIGIEMGNVMSIAFHREEGIPMGINIHNPEQFYQLITTVGINPPIVYPDSHAGDELRYLAALEKKSNQYAGRLKECYDNGSNSAVSYPEAYPLSAPEPFLSNPLSGQLRLVARLLKGGLKTRIFFCRIGGFDLHGQQVETYDSTLGTHAALLYHLSSAIKAFQDDMASMDIEDNVLTMTFTEFGRRVHSNASYGTDHGTASPVFLFGKGLKGGILGTNPDLGNLHNGNLVYTTDYRQVYTSVVQDWFGASDEAMQATGFNEWVDQRLDLIAGATGIGKIPAGRSGLLGCFPNPVINETAVSYSIDRPSTVIIKLFDLNGRELARQKDTQAVSGKHSFTISLARFSAGEYIIEFQNGMTRETIKVVKR
- the ybaK gene encoding Cys-tRNA(Pro) deacylase, translated to MIKTNAARILDQLRIHYDLVSYEVDESDLSAVAVARKIGQDIEKVFKTLVLRGDKTGVFVCIIPGAEELNLKKAAHVSGNKSAEMVAVKEITELTGYIRGGCSPVGMKKKYPTYIDETCTLYDFIYVSAGVRGLQFKISPGDLISVASCVISDLV
- a CDS encoding DUF1800 domain-containing protein: MASLNPIAGNLGERNAAHLLRRATWGPSPSDIRTFAPLTPAEALNTLLSSQPVPVPPVDLKTGTTWVDPPDYPAAVEDVNSSQDILFSYFKAWHIEQMRLSGSNLTERMTYFLHTHLPVAWSVINSSEAIYYQNVLYRYYALGNFKDLFKKVCLENAMLRYIDGDTNDKDSPNENFAREMFELYSVGRGTQVGDGNYTNYTEDDIKSACKILTGWKFDETFTNLDPDTQIPCGILQTEVSQGIPATDLAVRHDKTTKVFSAAFDNQTISPSEIIEDQPTKAATLKEYDDLIEMIFAREETARFICRKLYRFFVYWEITAEIESDIIEPLAATFRDNNYEFAPVLRQLLSSQHFFDTDTPVTSDNSIGAIIKSPLELIVGTLRFFGVDMPGNTADLYNKAYLAGILPFLADQGLDFYEPIDVSGYPPYSQAPSYYRDWITPNAIGNRYHFSNILMNRLNEGIDCGFRLDAVDWVKNSGEFSTPSDASQVVNTITKYLLAVEIDTDRQNYFLNDVFLENLPPETWSSEWSQYLSSSDDTVVRERLETLLASLMQTPEFQLF
- a CDS encoding CocE/NonD family hydrolase, with protein sequence MKYFYTLIFIITSALNSYASDPDSLYLAQHYTKAEYEVPMRDGARLYTVVYSPKDQSVAYPVLFNRTPYGVPPYGDDMGFSFRRGLFPQFLKEGFIFVFQDVRGRFMSDGVFRHMTPFIENKTKNTDVDESSDAWDTIDWLVKNIKNNNGKVGMWGISYPGYYSSCAAINAHPALVCISPQAPIGDWFFDDMHHHGAFFLAANFDFIALMDLPRHKKQTDWLQPWSFETPDGYSFFSTLEPLSKIKSTYFGDSIAFWNEVIQHPNYDAFWQERNILPHLKNIKPAMLVVGGWYDAEDLYGTFHTYQSIEKNNPKANSSIVIGPWIHGGWARTDGSYLGNVSFGAKNSEYYRDSIELPFFNYYLKGKGNLKLAEATMFMTGENKWKKFEQWPPKNIAMTNLYLSSGGSVSIGTPGQNTSNFDEYTSDPQKPVPYIEDIAFGMTKEYMTDDQRFAARRPDVLVYSTRVLDNDVVLAGPLTAHIKVSTSGSDADFIVKLIDLYPVNTPNNPSTRPKMEMSEYQQMIRSEVIRGRFRQGYDHAVPFKPGEITEVNLELQDVLHNFKKGHRIMIQIQSTWFPLVDLNPQKFVDNIFFARPEDFIKANIRVYHSAENPSYITAGVLK
- a CDS encoding M14 family metallopeptidase; translated protein: MKIAAIFFSLFLFSVLAIKGQDVPYFFKSAGSPSDPKVKIMWNTYYTYEGLTDLCNKIANAYPDLAQISSIGKSYEGRDLILLTITNFKNKKPDEKPGYYIDGNIHSNEVQGSEIALYTAWYLTEMYASNDFIHELLDDKVFYIIPTINPDARNNYMLKPNTMHSPRSGMIPVDDDRDGITDEDGYDDLDGDGSIAYMRRKTPYGRYNIDPANPDRMARTDVTRFGQYEILDDEGTDNDGDGLVNEDPVGYYDPNRDWSFNWQPDYIQDGALPYPFYAPENLAVRNFVVNHPNIAGAQSYHNYGGQILRGPAQSAYTELYDNDDESLLNTVGRMGEKMLPGYKFVTLWKDLYPVYGGEIDWFYGARGIYVFSNELFTEQMYFGKEQNSQNDRLDFDKYLLFDDAAIPWKPYNHPQYGQIEIGGTNKNFGRPDPGFLLESDAHRNMAFTIYHAYQTPLIEIDTIEVKDAGKGMQEVTVSIVNKRISPTRSGQCRKYNIDAKDRVTIEGVKALGKMIVKDRDLNISEVQTGEPSVIILDNIPGMTVVRVRWITEKSRHFQVTVESTKGGKTTAAY